The following coding sequences lie in one Rutidosis leptorrhynchoides isolate AG116_Rl617_1_P2 chromosome 4, CSIRO_AGI_Rlap_v1, whole genome shotgun sequence genomic window:
- the LOC139843924 gene encoding non-specific lipid transfer protein GPI-anchored 26-like, whose protein sequence is MAQHQKTNIVLMILVITLFALYGSSMAQSSGCTNELISMSPCLNYISGNTSTPSSGCCSSLANVVKSQPQCLCQVLNGGGSSLGITINETQALALPKACNVQTPPTSKCNAATPTNSPSGTTPSSTSGSPSETKTVPSTDNGSSDATSIRFASIYTALSLLVAIYAMAF, encoded by the exons ATGGCACAGCATCAAAAAACCAACATAGTGTTAATGATCCTGGTGATCACATTGTTCGCCTTATATGGAAGCTCGATGGCTCAATCGTCAGGGTGTACAAATGAGCTAATTAGTATGTCACCATGCCTAAATTACATTTCTGGTAATACATCTACACCCTCATCAGGATGTTGCAGCTCACTTGCTAATGTGGTCAAGTCACAGCCACAATGTTTGTGTCAAGTCTTGAATGGTGGTGGCTCGTCTTTGGGTATTACTATCAACGAAACCCAGGCACTTGCGTTGCCTAAAGCTTGCAATGTCCAGACCCCACCGACTAGTAAATGCAATG CTGCTACTCCAACCAACTCTCCGTCAGGAACAACGCCTTCTTCAACTTCAGGAAGCCCTTCAGAAACAAAAACCGTGCCATCAACAGATAACGGATCGTCAGATGCAACTTCAATAAGATTCGCAAGCATTTATACAGCACTTTCGCTATTAGTTGCCATATATGCTATGGCGTTCTAA
- the LOC139841845 gene encoding non-specific lipid transfer protein GPI-anchored 5-like: MAQHQKTNVVLMILVITLSALYGSSMAQSSGCTNELISMSSCLNYISGNTSTPSSGCCSSLANVVQSQPQCLCQVLNGGGSSLGITINETQALALPKACNVQTPPTSKCNVAAPTDSPSGTTPSSTSGSPSETKTVPSTDNGSSDAASIRFANIYAALSLLVAIYAMVL; encoded by the exons ATGGCACAACATCAAAAAACCAACGTAGTGTTAATGATCCTGGTGATCACATTGTCCGCCTTATATGGAAGCTCGATGGCTCAATCGTCAGGGTGTACAAATGAGCTAATTAGTATGTCGTCATGCCTAAATTACATTTCGGGTAATACATCTACACCTTCATCAGGATGTTGCAGCTCACTAGCTAATGTGGTCCAGTCACAGCCACAATGTTTATGTCAAGTCTTGAATGGTGGTGGCTCGTCTTTGGGTATTACTATTAACGAAACTCAGGCACTTGCGTTGCCTAAGGCTTGCAATGTCCAGACCCCACCGACTAGTAAATGCAATG TTGCTGCTCCAACCGACTCTCCGTCAGGAACAACACCTTCTTCAACTTCAGGAAGCCCTTCGGAAACAAAAACTGTGCCATCAACAGATAACGGTTCGTCAGATGCAGCTTCAATAAGATTCGCAAACATTTATGCAGCACTTTCGCTATTAGTTGCCATATATGCTATGGTGTTATAG
- the LOC139841844 gene encoding ethylene-responsive transcription factor ERF062-like, translating into MSSVNYHKIVESSTWATGFVDGATTSSVPINILDQPISQDSIFNEKTEPGTDSAKVDQGLTSHGSNGLCDSLVENFKNRPTKRMGTTLGGAPKKQFRGVRQRHWGKWVAEIRLPRNRMRVWLGTFKTAEEAAFAYDTAAYILRGDLAQLNFPNLKNQLKLNSINGNTAALLQAKLQGVPKVANGLPISKLAEVDLCEKTGNMVDKSKKAIDSIDVVEGVQLSKMPSLDMDIIWDSIFVSDS; encoded by the coding sequence ATGTCTTCTGTTAATTATCACAAAATCGTTGAGTCGAGCACTTGGGCCACCGGTTTTGTCGATGGTGCAACTACATCTTCTGTTCCTATAAACATTCTTGATCAACCCATCTCACAAGATTCAATATTTAATGAAAAAACTGAACCTGGAACCGATTCGGCTAAGGTAGATCAAGGCCTAACGAGCCATGGTTCGAATGGTTTATGTGACTCATTGGTCGAAAACTTCAAGAATAGGCCAACCAAGCGTATGGGGACCACGTTGGGTGGTGCACCAAAGAAGCAGTTTAGAGGGGTAAGGCAAAGGCATTGGGGAAAATGGGTGGCCGAAATTCGATTGCCAAGAAACCGAATGAGGGTTTGGCTTGGAACGTTTAAAACAGCCGAAGAAGCTGCATTTGCGTATGATACGGCTGCTTATATATTAAGGGGTGATTTAGCACAATTAAATTTTCCAAATTTGAAAAATCAGTTAAAGTTGAATTCGATTAATGGTAACACAGCTGCTTTGCTACAAGCCAAGTTACAAGGGGTACCAAAGGTTGCTAACGGTCTACCAATATCGAAGTTGGCTGAGGTGGATTTATGTGAAAAAACAGGAAACATGGTCGATAAAAGCAAAAAAGCGATTGATTCGATAGATGTTGTTGAAGGGGTTCAGCTCAGCAAGATGCCTTCTTTAGATATGGACATAATTTGGGATTCTATTTTTGTTTCTGATTCATGA